CTCCTGCAGCTTCCTCCATGCACTGAAGCCCAAGGCTGGGCAGCAGCCTCTCTCCTTGGACCTCCACTGGGCCCTGGAGGGACCAGGCAGAGCCTCTGGGACCATGGTTGGACTGAAACCTTCAGAGAGGCCCCCCACAACGGCTGTGAAGTTCCTGGGGGCAGGCACGGCAGCCTGCTTTGCTGACCTCCTCACCTTTCCACTGGACACAGCCAAGGTCCGCCTGCAGGTAGGTGCCCTTTGGCCAAGGATCACTGTTCCCAACAATGGAGGGGCTGAGTTCTCCACCATGGCACCTGCAGCGTCTGCCCGCCTGCCCTTCCTCACAGAGAACCCTGAGCAGGTCACTCACTATCCATAACCCTACCTCACCATCCCCTCATCACCATCACCCAAGATCTTAATTCCTTGGCAGGATGTGCCAGGGCCCTTATATGGCCTTGCCCTAATTTGTAAGCCATAAAGTGAGAAGTAAGGAATTACTGTGTAAGCTTAGGCAAGTCACAGACAACTTGTAACGAGAAAAACCATCACCCTCCATTTTACCACACTATGTACAACAGTTTGTGGGCTGGCAACTGCTACACAGAACTGTCATTTTTACTGAGATGTGATACTGTGATTATGCTTGTTCCAAggtccagccctgcccaccccccaccccccaccctccacccaagTCCTCATACTCTGCGGGGTGTCCTTCAGATCCAGGGGGAGAACCAGGCGGCCCAGGCGGCCCGGAGTGCCCAGTACCGCGGGGTGCTGGGCACCATCCTGACCATGGTGCGCACCGAGGGCCCCCGCAGCCTCTACAGCGGGCTGGTTGCTGGCCTGCAGCGCCAGATGAGCTTCGCCTCCATTCGCATCGGCCTCTACGACTCTGTCAAGCAGTTCTACACCCCCAAGGGATCAGACCGTGAGTGCTGAGGGGTGGGTCAAAGCAGGATCTAGGCTGTAGGTCAGGAGATCAGGGCGGTGCAGacccagaggcagagctggggcatGGGAAGCTAGTAACAGAGGCTCATGAGGAGACTGAGCCTCTGTCAAGGAGGATCTGGAGCCCTGGCCTGGGAGAGGTGGGCATGGGGCAGGGGCAGCCCCCAGAGACCAGCATCAGGCCTGCAGTGGTGTGGGGTAGTACAATGCTGGCCTGCTTGCTCTCCTCGTCTCCAGACTCCAGCATCATTACCCGGATTTTGGCGGGCTGCACCACGGGGGCCATGGCAGTGACCTGTGCCCAACCCACAGACGTGGTGAAGATCCGCTTTCAGGCCAGCATGCATACTGGGCCGGGGAGCATCAGGAAGTACAGTGGGACAATGGATGCCTACAGGACCATCGCCAGGGAGGAAGGGGTTCGGGGCCTGTGGAAAGGTAGGTCTGGGCTCCAGGCTTGGGGGTCTTGGGCAGCGTCTTCTCCACCTGAGGGCTGGGACAGGGAACTGAGCAAGCGGGGAGCTCCCATCAGGACTGTTCCAGCAGTTCTAAAGGAATATCCTAACACATCCCAGTGTGCCAGCTGACCTGCCATACTGCcccaaattcagttcagtttaccaACCCTTCACCACATGCAGGGCTGTGAGGGAGACAGAAATGAACAGAGGATACCCTCACAGCTCCCAGTCACAGAGGGGAGGGGCCATGTCAAGGAGCAGCCATTCCACAGGGCAAGATGTGCTGGACTCACACAGAGGTGCAGGCATGAGGGCTTGGGGCGTTGGGAGGCAGAGGCGATGTGAAAGCTGGGCCTCAAAGTTCCCGTGAGCTCCCGGTGTGTGGAGCTGGAGAGAAGGGCCTCCCCAGCAGTGGCCTATGAGGGGTGACTGCTGGGCATGGAGAAGAAGCAGAGGCCACTGGGGGAAGCAGTCGTGAGGAGGGGGCTTCCTTGGGAACAAGGCTTTAAGGATCCCTAAGTGTCTGAATGGTGACCACCTTGACAAATAATGTTGTCTCTCCCACATGTGGCCAGGGGTCACATGAATCTTGCAGAAGAAAACAATGACCCAGTGATGGTTAAAGGCAGGACACCTGAGTCACAGCCTTGCTTGCTGTGTG
This sequence is a window from Odocoileus virginianus isolate 20LAN1187 ecotype Illinois chromosome 10, Ovbor_1.2, whole genome shotgun sequence. Protein-coding genes within it:
- the UCP3 gene encoding putative mitochondrial transporter UCP3, which translates into the protein MVGLKPSERPPTTAVKFLGAGTAACFADLLTFPLDTAKVRLQIQGENQAAQAARSAQYRGVLGTILTMVRTEGPRSLYSGLVAGLQRQMSFASIRIGLYDSVKQFYTPKGSDHSSIITRILAGCTTGAMAVTCAQPTDVVKIRFQASMHTGPGSIRKYSGTMDAYRTIAREEGVRGLWKGILPNITRNAIVNCGEMVTYDIIKEKLLDYHLLTDNFPCHFVSAFGAGFCATLVASPVDVVKTRYMNSPPGQYHSPFNCMLKMVTQEGPTAFYKGFTPSFLRLGSWNVVMFVSYEQMKRALMKVQMLRDSPF